In Chroicocephalus ridibundus chromosome 2, bChrRid1.1, whole genome shotgun sequence, the DNA window AAAAGGCCATGGAAGGTAGGGATAAAGATGATGCAGCTACTGAGAGCACTGGTGGACTGTGAGATGCCATGAAAAGGATACACTAGAAAATAAGGGCAAGCACGGTGAGGAAGGCAAAGAATGAGCTAGAAGCCAAGGCCAGGAGTTTTTGAAGGGGTCCAGTGACATTACGTCAATTTTGCTCAGACCCACCAAAAAGCTTCTCGTGCAGGTTCATGCTGTGCAGTGTTGTTTGCGTCACTGTCTTGCTGGGAGAGGTGATATTATGTTCCACTGACACAGCAGGACAGTGCAAACATTGCAACACCATGTCAAGACATCACTCACCACTCTGTGCTATATAAGGAACTGGCTTGCCAAGCTCTGCAAGATACAGTATGGCTGACCCGGTGGGTTTGCTTACCAAGCCACAAGGCCACTAGTTTGAAAACTAACTACTAATATTCAAAATGAGGTAAGGGTTGGCCTAGCCTCTTCTATGTTTACAAAggactgagaatttttttttttttttccccagccacgAATATCTCAACATAGTTTCTGTTTAGTTCTCAAAATATTCCTGTAGGAATCTCCCCTGGGAGTTTAGGAAATAAATAACTTATCCTGGACAGACTATTTATTTCCAGGATGTTTACTCATGCAATCCATGTGATTGTAAAGTGCCTCCATTTCTCAAGCTCTCTTTCAGTTCCTTAGGGGCACATAATTTAAACCTAGCAACTTCTCATATACTGACAGACTGTTATTCCTAAATATTGAACTGGTAGCTCCAATTCTCTATTCATAGCGCAATTATTAATGTGGCAAGGGAGGGTGGTTTATGATTAGGTTTGAAATGCCCAGACTCCCTGGAACCACAAGTTCAAATCCCGGCAAGATCGGCCCTTCACCCCTCTGTCTGCACTAGATGCACTCTACAACCTCAGGTCACCCGCATAAAGCCCTGAAATTAGGTCTGCCCGGTCACCTTAGATTTTAAAGGTTCACAGGTCATGCTTTGTCAAAAGGGGCTACCCCAATATTTGTGCACATTCTCCCTCGTGCCTGTGCTCACTCTGCAGTGTTGTGATAGCAGCTGTTTACCACCACCCACCACAGAGCTGACTTGCAATTCAGTGGGGCTGGTGCAGTCGagctgcttttgtgtgtgtcAACAAAAATGATGGCTCTCCATCTGAATCATACCACCTCAGACCAATGCAATTCTCATCTGAGAGCTGATATTTTGAAACCACTTCCTTCAAGATGAAATGCTGCCATTTCCACAATTGTTAGCTGCAAAGGCCGTGAAATTCAGACTATAGTAAAATACTCTTCAGTTTATTCTCACTACCTACTTTGCTAAAAGAAGAGCTTTTTCATGGCAGATTTAACGTTTGCTTTCTCATGTATATTTTGGGCAAGAGAAGCAGcgagaaaataaaatcaggatgGGAACAGATATACTCCATCAACCTATATATGTTCATCAACATAACATCCATGTTGAGACAGATCCCCAATGTGCCTTAAGCAGCTGTGTGAAGCCAATTAGCCACTAGATGTGTTTTTGTGATTGAAATAGGCAGCAAGCAGCAGAGATTCAACAGCAATAAATATAGCACATAGATAAGTTGGCTAGACTATTTTCCCGTGATTAATTCATCCTAGATTTCTGTTTAGTAGTTTATTAAGTTAGCAGCACTGCTGAAACTcctaaaaaaaatgctaaatgtgTGATTTAGGGAGTCTCTGAAGCAAAGGATGTTGGGAGGCTAGCAGGGCTATAAGTGAAATAGCAGCTAAAACCAGGTCACCTGAGAAGCAGAGGAAGGTATTGGGGGGAAACCAGGTAGGTCTAGTAAGGCTGGGGTTGTTGTTTTTGCAACAAACcatttggtggtttgttttggggggtttttttggggtgtgtgtgtgtcatagTTGCTGTAAGATATGTTCTCTATGGTTAGACTCTGATATTCTTAAATAGTGTatctttctctgttgtttttagACTTCTCTCCTCCTCTATCTGTAATGGTGttattaaaagaacagaaaaagtttGTTGCTTGGATATATGTACCTCTAAAGCACAgaaaactgtgaaagaaaaaaaatattttgttgtttttctcagaaactttggttgaaaatattctttaaaaaataacttcttaaagaaaaaaagcttttaattgaCCATCTAAATTTTAATGGGTAAGGGGAAGACATCAAGATGCATAGCTGAGGGTacgctggggagaggggagggtggTTGCAAGCTCCTTCTTATTCCCTCTCTGAGTTTAATTATGCAAGCTTACCGCTAGTAAGCTTCTATAATAAAGACTGAAGGAAGACAATCTGGctgaacaggaaaggaaaaggcagcgTCTGTAGGCTGAGTGCTGCTTATAATGTGTCGCACAAGGTAGCACCGCTAAGGAGCTAGAAGAGAAACGGGTATCCAAATGAAAGTGATAATGGGGTTTTCTCCTTCCCCCGCCCTTAATtctaaggggggggggggggggggaagcaaaccacaaaaccccTGACTCTTGCTGTGTTGAAGAGTCAGAAGCTCTGCCTTTTGCCTCTTGTTTTTTAGAAACACAAAGTGGATGTGAAACTCTGCTGAAGTCAGACCCTATACAGGTGCAAAACATTGACGGCAAATGGAGAACTGATGTCTTTTACTTAAGCAAACCCATTCGTTGTCATGCCCCCCTGCCCCAACCTCGCCAAGGCCTTTGATCTATAGAGTTTAGAATAAGGGCACTTAAAACACATTGCCTCCTTGACGAGCTTCATGCATTCAACCTGTGTGAAATAGCTGAACCGCATCATGAAAGCACAGAGTTCAACACGTACTAGAAGTACTTAACTGCTCATCTAATTAAGATATTTATCTTAAGATATATCTTAAACTGGATATATTTATCTTGGGCTTCTCCACGTGTAAGAAATCAAGTTCCTTTTTGTCGGGGGTTGGCAAATGGGTAGAGGAAATCCTACGAACAGAAacacccttgctgctgctgtaaaTTCAATTGAAAACAGACTTGCACACAGTTATTTTAGgatcagcagaagcagcaagcctAATGTCAAGTAAGTAGGAGGGAATGTGAGGTTTTTGAGCCCCCTCTtatgaaaataagagaaacaaaATGGCAGTTGAGATGCTTGCTTGAAGCCAGAACTCTGCACATCTCTCTAGAGCACTTGAATTTTGCTATGCTACGGTAATCCCTCTGGCATGTAAATTTTCACCTACCTACCCAGTGTTAGCAGCTGTAACCCCAAGAGCGTATTATTTGTATACTCTGAAGGAGAAAACGCTGTCTTAGTGATGTTGCAGTTAATGAGGTATCTTAAAAATTCTAGTGTATGTGGAGCTCCACATGCAGAAGGCTGGGATAGGACTGTGTGTTGTATGTGTGATAAACTGTGTtctaatgttttgttttcaacacAGCTCTTCCAAACCCTTGGAGAACACTGATCTATACAAAGGATATATTCTATGTAAAGATAGAATGCAGACATGAAAATAGGAACaccttgggtttggttttgcaaCAGCTGAACACCTTACGTGGCGTTTCTCACTATGTGAACTATGacacatttttctcttattttcttaagGCAATAAACCTGACCTCAAAATGTCAGAGGAAGAAGATTCTTTTCTGAATGTTAAAAGATCTCTGAAAAAGAGAATGGTGAAACACAGCACTCCAGTGGACTCAATGCTTTCAAGAACAATGCCATCTCTTACAGATCTAACAAATCGGTCAATCAAGGACCAAGACGCCAGTGAGAGAGTTTATGGATCTCCAGTGCCAAAATCAAATCTAAGTAGAACATTAGCTCAAGTATCATTAGTAAGTGTTGAAGCATACATCCCTCACGCGTCCCCAAAAAGGCTTTCAACGGTGTTTGATTCACAAGAATTAAACAGAGAGATAAGCCAAAGCTCTCCGGCTGTGTTTTCTAGAAGGAGGCTTTCCACAGTGTTGGCCTCTGATGAATCAAATGAAGAGCCAAGTGACAAGCCAAGTGACAAGGCTGACACAAACATGGAAACTCAAGCTTCTACCAAAGCATCTGAGAAGGATGCAGTAAATCCCAGGAGCGGCCCTTCATGGCTTGTTACTGGAATACCAGGGATAAAAGATGTCCCAATAGTAAgaaccagaaagaagaaaactgacaAAGCTCTTGTGGTAATTGCTTTCCCTTAGTTGTGAAATAACTAAGTTACACAGTTTGCTACCAATGCTGAATATATACAGATCTCTCTAGTAAGATGGGAATACGTTAGTTATGGAACGAGAACATATATTTATGAATTGAGTTATAACCTGCTAGAATTTGTAGTATCATTCCTAATCACAGATTGGATGGGACGCAGTCTTCCAAACGAGTACTTGCTTGTTAACTTACATGATTAGTGTACACTAGTGCaaaagtacattatttttttaaatgtatctttCTTTAGGAGAAACTTAAGAATGGGAAGAAATCAGTGATTTAAATTCTCAAGTTTCTTAGTGTTGGCAAGCTAACTAAAATTGGAGAAACAAATAATCTAGTTCTTTCCTTGTTTAATCCAAATCATAGCGTTTTATAAAAAGAATGCCAGTCATCGCAAATGGGGTCTTGTATACAGTCCTTTGATTAGCATAGGGTTTGCAGGGGAAGGCTTAGATTAACACACCTTATGCaggtctttatttttctgttctgtggagCATGAGAAGTCAATTTTCTAGAACTCTGATTATTGGCAAGGGCCCTATGGAAAGAGCTTAGAAAGGGTAGGGAGGCAGGAGAGTCAAACTCTAAAGGTTGTCACGTCAGTGTGAAGCCATCAGATtctgttctggtttggtttttcccttgTCCCATATTGTTCACGGGTGTGTTGAAACCCAGGAAAACTTGCCTGCTTTGAGAGTAAAAGCTTCTTAgcttaaaacaaatggaaaaatttaGCCAAAATACAGTTGGGTTCATAATACCTTTGTGTATGTTGTTTGgggtttctgttgtttttttgtttttttttttcctataagcaGGTGACATCTGAATGGATTAGGTTGActaatattttctcttctataacagagaaagaaacaaagagaatggcTGCTTCGTCAACTTAAAAACATTGAGGAAGCAACTGAACACGAACTGACAATTGAAGAAGCTTGATTGAACTACCTATGGTATTAATGCTTTAATCACATCCTTCTTGTGGGAATAGCTGGTTCAAGTAAATCACACACCTCACTATAGTGCCTGTTAgacttcctctttccttccaaaatattctctttttgttgtttgttttgtgattCTTTTTGCCTCTTAAACCTGGGATTAATTAACTTCTTAATAAATTAAGAAGTGCCTCTACATGAGAGCCAATATTAATTTATAATGGCTGAAGGCCATTCTTCTTCCTGACCATTCCCTTTTGTGTAGTATTCAAATTTTCTAGGCTTGCTCATGTTCCTTAAGTGACAAAGTCCTAATGGCCACATAGAGTGCAATCCTAGTTAGCCAAAGGAGAATCTCCTCATCTAAAGAGTAATCAAAACTGATGCAATCAGGAATGTTTTTGCTGCTAGCTGGGGAGATGAGGAAATAGTGAGAGGCACCAAGGAGGGAGGCCAGCCTCTAGAGATTACTAGTTAATGACAGTTTGTTTTGAACTTTTGGCATAAAATGAGTTTGCTCCAGATTGTAAACGCACCTCACTGTTGCATTGGAGGTCCTTAATGCTCAGTTGTGTGTTTTGAGGAGGTAtgggttttctgtttttcctctagAGCTGCTGCATGGGAAGGAAGAAGGGTGTCTCCCTGACACCTCTACTGGCAAAATGGCAATTTATCTCAGAGCAGCTTTTTCTAAAGCACCAGTCAAGAAGCGATGCAAAAAGCATAATGTTCATGTTAATTCCTGCTGCTGTCTGTTAATCTTTAGTCAGAATTTAACACTTCTAAGAGATCTATGGGCCGTCAGCAGCAGGGACCCAGCAGAGATTTaccatgtgcacacacatatccCTGCACTTGTGTGCCTCTAGCAGATGCACTTTCATGGGTATTCTGGCTTTGCAGCCTGTTCCAGCTATTATCTAACTACCCCAAAGGTTAGAGGTCCTGTTCAAAAGAAGCTGCGAATTAAGGATGGAGGCAACGGAAgcttttgcatttccttctcaCACACTGAATCTTGTAAAATCTCATGTCCAAGATGGTAGAGAAGGAGAAGCATGGCCCAAGACAACATTACAGGATAGGCTAACCAATAGCAGCTGTGTTGGGCTTAAAAATGCAAGAGTGGAGTTGTGGTTTTACAACATCTTCTAGGATTTAAAAGGAATTAGGATGACTTTGCTAATGATTCCTGAAGTGAAACTCTTCGGAGTTTCTTAGAAGAGCCTTATCCTCAGACCTGGCTCTCTGCGGTAGCCAGGCAGTGGAGCAATGTTGCCCCTCAGGTCACTGGCCAAAGCATGTTCGTTAGGTTTGATGTTTAGTTAATGTTCTggtatttgtttgtgtgtgttacCCAGGCTGCTTGTCTGGCTTCCACAGGTTCCTCTGGCAaccaggcagctcctggctgatGCAGATCCCAAGCTGCTTTTGAGATAAAATAGGCATGGTTGCAGATGTGCTGCTATTCCCCTTGAGCTTGCAGGCTTTTCATCACCATCTATGACTTGTGCCAGGGGCCGAACTAAGATCAGGCAAGTGCAAGGTTAGCGTAAAACCCTCCTCTACCCCTGGGACAAGCACAGATTAGTCTGGCCACATGATCCAACGCTTAATCCAAATGACCCAGTTCTGTCTCTTGTTTATTTGTACCTTCCCAGATAGCCAGTTCCACTTGTTCCTTCTTCAGACTTCTCAGCCTGGTCTCAGAAAGCCCTGatactgcttctgcttttctccctcccaaTCGCCTCTCAAAGCCACTCTTCACTCCTGCCTGAGCCATCCAGTTCCTTGGTCTTCTCTAATCTGGCCTCTAGAGGCTTCCTTCCTTATAAGACATAGAAGTCTTCTGTCTTCCATGCCTGCTCTTCACTGCTGGATTCCTCGCGCATCTGATACAGCTCTGATACCTGATGTCAATCTTCTGCCAAAACTCAGACTTAGCTGCCATACCCCTAAGTGCCTTTGTCTACTTAAGttgccccacccccccacccctccgtaATGCTAAGCCAAGCAGAAGGTCATTAAAGGCCAATTGGACCAAGTTCCAGCCCTTAGCAGGCCAGGGATGTAGTTGCTGGGAAAGTCCTTCTCAGACACTGCTTCCAGCTACAGCAAATGCAAGAGGAATCTGGGAAATATGGCTGCTTAAGATCTAagaagttttttggtttgtgcCAAGTGCAATGTTTTCCAGGAAACAAGGCTGCCACCCTGTCAAATTCATGGAACTAGTTGGTACCAATAAAATACCAGAGACTTTCCGCAGTTCCCCAGAGTGGTAATACAGAATTGACTTTGACCGGGTCTTTGCAAGTCCTGAAGCTGTATCAGGCAGACAGATGGACAAAACTAAGGGCTTTCAGGATTTTGGAAACTGCTTCTATTTCCTCTCTTTggaatgtttaaaaagaaatacagaagactAGCATTTCTCTTGCAGTAATTTAGGTCCTCAAGAATTTGCAAAAGTCACAATATTGCTCTGATAACCTTTCATGTGAAAATATTAATAGAACTAATTGGTGCTTCAGGGATTTTCTGAAATGTGTCTGATACTCTAGTCCAATACTCTACATCAacagtattattgttaattatagGTTAGAACAGCAAGGGAATTCAACCAGACCTATATAGCACTAAACTACACGTTATCCCAAGGAACGGCTTGtctctaatttttaaaagccagaatGTTAGGGAATATGAAACTACATATATCAAACTACACATACAAAACTACAATGCTAGTATTGCCTCCCATGTGTAAGTATATCCATTgaggcaaaatttaaaaaaaaaaaaaaagcctagtatTTCTTTTGTTTACCGTGTTTGCACTTTCCCTTGTTTTTCCAGTAGGTTCCCAAGTCTACTGGAGTTTAATGCTTAAGTTTAATGATAGATATAGTTTTCTGTTATAGTATACACATATACTTTGAGTTAAAGGCTTTGAGGGACTCACTAGTAGTATGCAGTTTCAATGTTGTTTAATGTTTATCCTCTAGTGGAAACAATGGCAAATTACTGTTTGGTTAACTACTTTCTTCATGTGGAAAATTCCTTTACGCATATTTATATTGCAATATCaacacagtgtaaaaaaaaaaaaaaaaaaaaaaaaaaaaaaaaacaaacacaaaccaaaaacctcaaACTTAAAGGGAGCCATGGAGTCCAACACCTCCAAAAACTAGGCCTCTAATTATTAGTGACCTTAAGTATGGACTGCAGGTGCTGAGGCCAGAAAAGATTAGGGACTACAGACACCTTTCTTATGACAAGATAACCCCCACTGCATCGTgttttgtaaaatagaaaaaaaataaaaaaaaaaacaaaacactttttctgcatGGATGAGTGTGAATCAGAGTTGCAACAAGTTCTGAAGCCTTGCTCTTGTCCTCGCTTTCAAAAGCAACACTGATCACCTTTGTAAGTTCAGAACAGCCTTCCCACTGAGGGTGCTCTTTTAGGGCAGTATTTTTCCTGTAGGAGTTAAGCTATGACCTTGACCTAGGGAACTGTTTTCAGTACACTTGTCTCTGAACGGATATTACACAATCTACCTGCTGATGGTGACTAAGCATGATGTTGGATGGAGAAGAACAAAAACACTACCAAGAACAGATGGAAGAGACAGAAATGTCTTCACCCTGGATTTATGAGCTCAGCCTTGTTCCCACTGAAGCAATGGTAACACTCCTGTTGACAGAGCTTGGAGTGTTCTGCCCAGCTGCAGTGCTTCTGTAGGAggccagaaagaagagaaaaaaatgtttagcgTGCATATTTAACATATTTCAGGTTTAAATAAAAGAGAACTGGTAACTAAGCTACTTTTCTGATCATAGCTGAACAATTTTAGGGCAACTAGGAAAAGTGGAAAActcttaaataaaaacagattgtttttcttttctaaatcacaACATAGCTACATTCCTGCTATGGACAAAACCCTGAATAATAAATCACGTAGCAGTGTCACTGACCTGTACTCGGGTGTGTTTTGTTCTATAAGGCACACACGCACAAAAACCCTCCTTAGCTCCATCTGTTGTTCAGTCCACAATGCCTATTAAACAGTTCAGTCCTCAAGACTTCTGACTTATTAGAAAGAAGTGAACAAAGTTCAGTTCAAGCGAACTGAAATTTTGACTGAGCAGCACCTAGAAAAGTTGGACCGGTTGAAGATATCGagtaacattttcaaatgttattaaaaaaacagaactaaGCACAGACCCTAGGACCGAACCTAAGATATagcccctccacccaccccccccaaaaaaaatcccctcagaCCTGCTGCTCAGTCCTTGTACTGCTATGTAGGTACCTAATACCCCTATACagtgaaattttgttttatagTGCAGTGAGTCCCAGTGGGCATGCAAGACCCCGTAGAGCTTGACAGCCGCTTCTGGTCACAAGCCTCCTGGCACTGCCCATGCACATGATCTCATAATACTTTACACGTGTCCCATCCCTCCACACTGAAATGGGACGTGCGTGCAGGAGATACGCACAGACACCAGCCAGCCAGAAGGTATAGCTATCTGCCTTTAGTTTCAGCAGCGCACAGGATAAAACTCCATGAAGTGAGGTAGATACCACATTTCATATCCTCTTCTCATCTGAGATAGGACCTTAAAACCAAGCATCCTAGGTCACAAGGCAGTAATCACCATCTCTAGGCTTACTAAGGAGTCCAGGCTTTTAAGCGGTACCTGACAAAGTTGTTCTGCTTTGCCCAAGTATTCATTGAAAACAAAGATTGAACTTGCATCATAGGTCAATGACTTACTGTCTTGCATCTGcgatattttatttcttgaatgttcatggggctttttttctgttttaattcatttttattgaaGAAACGGAAAGAAGAAGGGGCAAAAACATCCttcattactgccagggagtgaaaaaaaaaaaaaaattttctgctTCTTACTGTTGCTGACATTTTGATCCCTTTTGTTGTCCTCCATTTTGTCCTTTTGGCCTGTTCTAGCTCTAAATGTTCTCTTCTAACTGGCTTCTGCTTTCAGCTCTTCACATCATTGCAGGTTTGTCCCCTGTAGTGATCCCCTTCTACGGGCAGATACCATAAGCTTCCTAAAGCTTACATTTTATGTCTTCTCCTAAAGCAGAGATGACAGcaatgaaaggggaaaagaagtatCTTATACCTCTAGGATAGGAAAATAAAGGTTCTCTTTCTAGAAATGGAATAATCCAACTTTCTAGTATGGAAAGGTTATGTGAATTCAGATACAGGAAAGAAAGTATGGGCAGTACTACTGAAAAATTTACTGGGAGAGAAACTGGATACAAAAAAGCACTTACAAGGTGCCCAGGTAAAATGGGTTTCAAAGTACACTTCCCAGACAAGAAAATAACGAGCAATTCATTGCATCATACAGCATGCAATTAAGTCAAATTGGCACTGCGTGAGAGTATTCATACAAAGCAGATGGGCGCTTTAGCACCTGTTGCTcctctcagaaaaacaaaacaaaacaaaacacaaaaacccaaaagctgcACAAACCATAGCTCAACAACAGCAACAGGCTTTGCCACCATGGGAGGGAAGCCATTACAAGTAGACAACAGGCTTACAAGTGCAATGGAAACTTTTAATTACAACACATATGCTAATGTGGATATGTGTTATAATTGTAACTGTGctagagggaagaaagaaggggtgGAACTGGGATGGTAGAGAAAGAAGTGCTGTTCGGCATCCTGAATGCCGCCGGATAGCTGAGAAAAAGTCCACTGAGTCTGTAGGACTAGAAATTATACTACAAAGGTTATGATGCAAGCGTACAAATCAATAGTGTATCCTGACCTTGACTAGTATATTCGGTAGCACGTGGGTTTTTTGGGCCACAACTGGGTGATGATAAAAATTGATTAAAGACAGCAAAACACAGAGCAGAGCCCTTACGTGAGACTGGCAAAATGAAAAGACTGTGATCGCTAGATTTGGAGAAGAGATAAGGCAATAATAAGGCAAGCAAAACCACAGTAGCAGGCTCATGACACCTAAAAGGCCATTTGGCCATTCCAGTTTCTCAGAATGAAAAATCAGTGGAGTTAAAGGCAAATAAGACTTgaattgatattttaaaaggtGTGATTTTTCACATACACTTAATAAATCTGCAGAATATGTTTTCACTAGGTAGATATCTTTGAGAAAATTATCaaattggggggggaaaaagtactATATATGAAAATGtagaaattaacattaaaaagaagGTGGTGTCAGGagggttgtttatttttgtcatgtttaCCATGTCATGGTCAACCAGTCACTGAttgtaataacaacaacaacaacaaaaataaaacttaagtCATACTTGGATAGTTACACGTATAAACATTTCTCAATTAATCAGATTTCATGAGAGAAAAACTTTTGAGACATCTAATAATTCTTCTCTGTGTCTGTTTTAGTTTTTACAACTGACCCATCATCACCAAGCTGTGGGTCACTAGAAGTTTCATTCTTTTCCATGTGGTGTTCTACAGAAGGCAAAATCAAAGTGATTTATTGAATGCAGTTGTAAAGACACACACTCTGCTTTCATCTGTAACGAAGTGCGT includes these proteins:
- the CCDC201 gene encoding coiled-coil domain-containing protein 201 — protein: MSEEEDSFLNVKRSLKKRMVKHSTPVDSMLSRTMPSLTDLTNRSIKDQDASERVYGSPVPKSNLSRTLAQVSLVSVEAYIPHASPKRLSTVFDSQELNREISQSSPAVFSRRRLSTVLASDESNEEPSDKPSDKADTNMETQASTKASEKDAVNPRSGPSWLVTGIPGIKDVPIVRTRKKKTDKALVRKKQREWLLRQLKNIEEATEHELTIEEA